The segment GCGGCTCCAGGCGCGCCTTGACGCCGTACTCGTGCTCCAGCCGGTGGAGCATCACGTCGAACTGGAGCTGCCCCACGGCGCCCACGATGGGGGCGGGGCCCACGATGGATTCGGCGTAGAACACCTGCGCGGCCCCCTCTTCGGAGAGCTGCTGCAGCCCGGTGTCCAGCTGCTTGCGGCGCATGGGGTCGGACACCACGATCCGCGCGAAGTGCTCCGGCGAGAAGCGGGGGATCCCCCCGAACTCCAGGCTCCCGTTCCCCGAGAGGGTGTCGCCGATGCGCAGGTTGCCGCGGTCGTGGATCCCGATCACGTCGCCGGGCCACGCCTCCTCCACGTGCGTCCGCTCCCGCGCCAGGAACTGGGTGGGAGCGGCCAGGCGGATCTGCTTCCCGGTGCGGACGTGCCGCACCTGCATCCCCGCCTCGAACCGCCCGGAGCACACCCGCACGAAGGCGATGCGGTCGCGGTGCTTGGGGTCCATGTTCGCCTGGATCTTGAACACGAACCCGGTGAAGTCCGGGTCCTCCGGCTTCACCTCGCCCGTGCTCGACTCCCGCGGGGTGGGGGCAGGGGCGCGGACCAGGAACTTCCGGAGGAAGGGCTCCACGCCGAAGTTGGTCATCGCGCTCCCGAAGAAGGTGGGCGACACCTCGCCGGCCAGGAACGCCTCCGGGTCGAACTCCTCGCCCGCCATGTCCAGCAGCTCGATGTCGGCCAGGAGCTTCTCGTGCGCTTCCTCGCCTATCATCTCCCGCACCGAGTCGTCGTCCAGGCTCCCCACCCGGGTCCCCACGCGCGTCTGCCCGTGGTCCACGCCCCGCTCGAAGAGGTGGATCCGGCGCTCCTCGCGGTCGTACACGCCCACCAGGCGGTCGCCCGCGGTGATCGGCCAGGTGACGGGGTAGCAGCGCAGCCCCAGGTCGCGCTCCACGTCGTCCAGCAGCTGCAGCGGGTCCGCGCCGGGGCGGTCGCA is part of the Longimicrobiaceae bacterium genome and harbors:
- a CDS encoding peptide chain release factor 3, translated to MSSNLAEQVRRRRTFAIISHPDAGKTTLTEKLLLYGGAIHLAGSVKARRAARHATSDWMQMEQERGISVTSSVLQFEYEGYAVNLLDTPGHADFSEDTYRTLIAADSAVMLLDNRKGVEERTRQLFEVCHRRRTPIFTFVNKCDRPGADPLQLLDDVERDLGLRCYPVTWPITAGDRLVGVYDREERRIHLFERGVDHGQTRVGTRVGSLDDDSVREMIGEEAHEKLLADIELLDMAGEEFDPEAFLAGEVSPTFFGSAMTNFGVEPFLRKFLVRAPAPTPRESSTGEVKPEDPDFTGFVFKIQANMDPKHRDRIAFVRVCSGRFEAGMQVRHVRTGKQIRLAAPTQFLARERTHVEEAWPGDVIGIHDRGNLRIGDTLSGNGSLEFGGIPRFSPEHFARIVVSDPMRRKQLDTGLQQLSEEGAAQVFYAESIVGPAPIVGAVGQLQFDVMLHRLEHEYGVKARLEPLSYRFARWVEGPEAEIRRVASEGYGRTMVFDSRERPLILFDTEWTLKTTVEREKDLRFFDVAP